Proteins from a single region of Corylus avellana chromosome ca11, CavTom2PMs-1.0:
- the LOC132165627 gene encoding probable trehalose-phosphate phosphatase J isoform X2: MTKQNVLVSDTKSTFNMAILPISNSSIFTRAAQKPPAAPGGYISISRKKLLKNLEINGEARINTWVDSMKASSPTHIKATPSLADHDQSSWIVRHPSALDMFEEIIDAAKGKQIVMFLDYDGTLSPIVDDPDRAFMSRPMRKTVRKLAMCFPTAIVTGRCRDKVYSFVKLAELYYAGSHGMDIKGPAKGSKYKKGNGVLFQPASEFLPMIDDVYKQLVEKTKSTEGAKVENNKFCVSVHFRCVEEKKWSELAQQVKSVLKEYPKLRLTQGRKVLEIRPTIKWDKGKALEFLLESLGFANCTDVFPVYIGDDRSDEDAFKILRDRGQGFGILVSKFPKETSASYSLQEPAQVMDFLGRLVEWKSLSLGGQARV, translated from the exons ATGACGAAACAGAATGTGCTAGTCTCCGACACGAAATCCACATTCAACATGGCGATTTTGCCCATTTCGAACTCGTCGATTTTCACGAGGGCGGCGCAGAAGCCTCCTGCAGCACCGGGCGGATACATTTCCATTTCAAGGAAGAAGTTGCTGAAGAACCTTGAGATCAATGGAGAAGCAAGAATAAACACTTGGGTTGACTCCATGAAAGCCTCTTCTCCTACCCATATCAAGGCCACTCCTTCTCTGGCCGATCATGACCAGAGTTCCTGGATT GTTCGCCACCCATCTGCCCTGGACATGTTTGAGGAAATCATTGATGCCGCAAAGGGAAAGCAAATAGTAATGTTTTTGGACTACGATGGCACACTCTCACCGATTGTCGATGACCCTGATCGAGCTTTCATGTCTAGGCCG ATGAGAAAAACAGTGAGAAAACTTGCCATGTGTTTTCCCACTGCTATTGTGACTGGGAGGTGCAGAGATAAG GTCTATAGTTTTGTAAAGTTAGCAGAGCTGTACTATGCCGGAAGCCATGGCATGGACATTAAAGGACCGGCAAAAGGTTCAAAATACAAGAAA GGTAATGGCGTTCTGTTCCAACCCGCCAGTGAATTTCTTCCCATGATCGACGACGTTTACAAACAATTGGtggagaaaacaaaatcaactgAAGGGGCTAAAGTGGAGAACAACAAGTTCTGTGTCTCTGTTCATTTTCGATGTGTTGAGGAAAAG aaatgGAGTGAACTGGCCCAGCAAGTTAAATCAGTACTGAAAGAGTACCCAAAACTACGTCTTACCCAAGGAAGAAAG GTGCTAGAAATCCGTCCCACCATTAAATGGGACAAGGGGAAGGCTCTTGAATTTTTGTTAGAGTCACTTG GATTTGCTAATTGCACCGATGTTTTTCCCGTTTACATTGGAGATGACCGGTCGGACGAGGATGCATTCAAG ATATTAAGAGACAGAGGACAAGGTTTTGGCATTCTTGTCTCCAAGTTTCCAAAGGAAACCAGCGCATCTTATTCCTTACAAGAGCCAGCACAG GTTATGGACTTTTTGGGACGTTTGGTTGAGTGGAAAAGCCTGTCATTAGGAGGACAGGCCAGGGTGTAA
- the LOC132165627 gene encoding probable trehalose-phosphate phosphatase J isoform X1 produces the protein MTKQNVLVSDTKSTFNMAILPISNSSIFTRAAQKPPAAPGGYISISRKKLLKNLEINGEARINTWVDSMKASSPTHIKATPSLADHDQSSWIVRHPSALDMFEEIIDAAKGKQIVMFLDYDGTLSPIVDDPDRAFMSRPMRKTVRKLAMCFPTAIVTGRCRDKVYSFVKLAELYYAGSHGMDIKGPAKGSKYKKVSEGNGVLFQPASEFLPMIDDVYKQLVEKTKSTEGAKVENNKFCVSVHFRCVEEKKWSELAQQVKSVLKEYPKLRLTQGRKVLEIRPTIKWDKGKALEFLLESLGFANCTDVFPVYIGDDRSDEDAFKILRDRGQGFGILVSKFPKETSASYSLQEPAQVMDFLGRLVEWKSLSLGGQARV, from the exons ATGACGAAACAGAATGTGCTAGTCTCCGACACGAAATCCACATTCAACATGGCGATTTTGCCCATTTCGAACTCGTCGATTTTCACGAGGGCGGCGCAGAAGCCTCCTGCAGCACCGGGCGGATACATTTCCATTTCAAGGAAGAAGTTGCTGAAGAACCTTGAGATCAATGGAGAAGCAAGAATAAACACTTGGGTTGACTCCATGAAAGCCTCTTCTCCTACCCATATCAAGGCCACTCCTTCTCTGGCCGATCATGACCAGAGTTCCTGGATT GTTCGCCACCCATCTGCCCTGGACATGTTTGAGGAAATCATTGATGCCGCAAAGGGAAAGCAAATAGTAATGTTTTTGGACTACGATGGCACACTCTCACCGATTGTCGATGACCCTGATCGAGCTTTCATGTCTAGGCCG ATGAGAAAAACAGTGAGAAAACTTGCCATGTGTTTTCCCACTGCTATTGTGACTGGGAGGTGCAGAGATAAG GTCTATAGTTTTGTAAAGTTAGCAGAGCTGTACTATGCCGGAAGCCATGGCATGGACATTAAAGGACCGGCAAAAGGTTCAAAATACAAGAAAGTGAGTGAG GGTAATGGCGTTCTGTTCCAACCCGCCAGTGAATTTCTTCCCATGATCGACGACGTTTACAAACAATTGGtggagaaaacaaaatcaactgAAGGGGCTAAAGTGGAGAACAACAAGTTCTGTGTCTCTGTTCATTTTCGATGTGTTGAGGAAAAG aaatgGAGTGAACTGGCCCAGCAAGTTAAATCAGTACTGAAAGAGTACCCAAAACTACGTCTTACCCAAGGAAGAAAG GTGCTAGAAATCCGTCCCACCATTAAATGGGACAAGGGGAAGGCTCTTGAATTTTTGTTAGAGTCACTTG GATTTGCTAATTGCACCGATGTTTTTCCCGTTTACATTGGAGATGACCGGTCGGACGAGGATGCATTCAAG ATATTAAGAGACAGAGGACAAGGTTTTGGCATTCTTGTCTCCAAGTTTCCAAAGGAAACCAGCGCATCTTATTCCTTACAAGAGCCAGCACAG GTTATGGACTTTTTGGGACGTTTGGTTGAGTGGAAAAGCCTGTCATTAGGAGGACAGGCCAGGGTGTAA